In one Nicotiana sylvestris chromosome 8, ASM39365v2, whole genome shotgun sequence genomic region, the following are encoded:
- the LOC138875073 gene encoding uncharacterized protein, which yields MTHQVSEILHLMAPKLEDPGAFTIPCTIGSTNFAKALCYLGASINLMPYSVFKTLGIDLPRATSIRLQMVDRMMKRSLGIIDYVLFGVDKFILPADFMILDCEVDYEVPIILGRPFLATRKALVNV from the coding sequence ATGACGCATCAAGTAAGTGAAATTTTGCACTtgatggctccaaagcttgaagatcctggcgctttcactatcccatgtaccatcgGGAGTACGAATTTTGCTAAGGCATTGTGCTATTTGGGAGCAAGTAttaatttgatgccttactccgtgttcaaaactttgggcaTTGATCTACCGAGGGCTACTTCAATAAGGTTGCAAATGGTGGATAGAATGATGAAGAGGTCGCTTGGTATTATAGATTATGTTCTTTTTGGGGTGGACAAGTTCATTTTGCCTGCTGACTTTATGATTTTGGATTGCGAGGTTGATTATGAGGTtccgatcatattgggaagacctttccttgcaactagAAAGGCCTTAGTTAATGTGTAA